In one Gopherus evgoodei ecotype Sinaloan lineage chromosome 1, rGopEvg1_v1.p, whole genome shotgun sequence genomic region, the following are encoded:
- the TRABD gene encoding traB domain-containing protein isoform X2, which yields MSSSDALEDDQKETSDASSNISDADAFKILLEMKMKKRQKKPNLPSTVTELVTEEGSKVFVVGTAHFSDSSKRDVVKTIQEVQPDVVVVELCQYRVSMLKMDEKTLLKEAKEINLEKLQQAIKQNGVMSGLMQMLLLKVSAHITEQLGMAPGGEFREAFKEAGKVPFCKFHLGDRPIPVTFKRAIAALSFWQKVKLAWGLCFLSDPISKDDVEKCKQKDLLEQMMAEMIGEFPDLHRTIVSERDIYLTYMLKQAAKRIELPRASETEPRKCIPSVVVGVVGMGHVPGIEKNWNTDLNIQEIMSVPPPSTSSKVLRFVIKATVFGLMGYGCYRIGQRTVQFILSMPTTQNCLQRLTEIRPRH from the exons CTGATGCAGATGCATTTAAAATTCTCCTGGAGATGAAGATGAAGAAGAGACAGAAAAAGCCCAATCTACCAAGCACTGTGACTGAACTCGTCACTGAGGAAGGGTCTAAGGTGTTCGTGGTTGGTACTGCCCACTTCAGTGACAGCAGCAAAAGAGATGTAGTGAAG ACAATACAGGAGGTACAGCCTGATGTGGTTGTGGTTGAGCTTTGCCAATACAGAGTTTCTATGTTAAAGATGGATGAAAAGACATTACTAAAGGAAGCCAAAGAAATCAATCTGGAGAAACTTCAGCAAGCTATAAAGCAG AATGGAGTCATGTCAGGACTAATGCAAATGCTTCTGCTGAAGGTCTCTGCTCACATCACAGAACAGCTGGGAATGGCCCCAGGAGGAGAATTCAGGGAGGCTTTCAAAGAG GCTGGTAAAGTACCTTTCTGTAAATTTCATCTTGGGGACAGACCCATCCCTGTTACGTTTAAGAGAGCCATCGCTGCACTTTCTTTCTGGCAAAAAGTCAAGCTTGCTTGGGGCCTCTGCTTCTTATCTGACCCAATCAG TAAAGATGACGTGGAGAAGTGTAAACAGAAGGATTTACTGGAGCAGATGATGGCTGAAATGATTGGAGAATTTCCTGATCTCCATCGAACAATTGTATCAGAGCGAGATATTTACTTGACCTACATGTTGAAGCAAGCAGCTAAGCGAATAGAACTACCTCGTGCTTCAGAAA CTGAACCCAGAAAATGTATCCCGTCTGTTGTAGTTGGAGTAGTTGGGATGGGTCATGTGCCTGGAATAGAAAAGAACTGGAACACTGACTTAAACATCCAGGAAATCATGAG TGTGCCTCCACCATCAACTTCGAGTAAGGTTCTCAGATTTGTCATAAAGGCAACGGTTTTCGGACTGATGGGATATGGCTGCTACCGGATAGGACAAAGGACAGTTCAATTTATTCTCTCGATGCCAACAACACAGAACTGTCTTCAAAGGCTGACAGAAATTAGACCTCGACATTGA
- the TRABD gene encoding traB domain-containing protein isoform X1: MQEEQQSEAAADPMSSSDALEDDQKETSDASSNISDADAFKILLEMKMKKRQKKPNLPSTVTELVTEEGSKVFVVGTAHFSDSSKRDVVKTIQEVQPDVVVVELCQYRVSMLKMDEKTLLKEAKEINLEKLQQAIKQNGVMSGLMQMLLLKVSAHITEQLGMAPGGEFREAFKEAGKVPFCKFHLGDRPIPVTFKRAIAALSFWQKVKLAWGLCFLSDPISKDDVEKCKQKDLLEQMMAEMIGEFPDLHRTIVSERDIYLTYMLKQAAKRIELPRASETEPRKCIPSVVVGVVGMGHVPGIEKNWNTDLNIQEIMSVPPPSTSSKVLRFVIKATVFGLMGYGCYRIGQRTVQFILSMPTTQNCLQRLTEIRPRH; the protein is encoded by the exons CTGATGCAGATGCATTTAAAATTCTCCTGGAGATGAAGATGAAGAAGAGACAGAAAAAGCCCAATCTACCAAGCACTGTGACTGAACTCGTCACTGAGGAAGGGTCTAAGGTGTTCGTGGTTGGTACTGCCCACTTCAGTGACAGCAGCAAAAGAGATGTAGTGAAG ACAATACAGGAGGTACAGCCTGATGTGGTTGTGGTTGAGCTTTGCCAATACAGAGTTTCTATGTTAAAGATGGATGAAAAGACATTACTAAAGGAAGCCAAAGAAATCAATCTGGAGAAACTTCAGCAAGCTATAAAGCAG AATGGAGTCATGTCAGGACTAATGCAAATGCTTCTGCTGAAGGTCTCTGCTCACATCACAGAACAGCTGGGAATGGCCCCAGGAGGAGAATTCAGGGAGGCTTTCAAAGAG GCTGGTAAAGTACCTTTCTGTAAATTTCATCTTGGGGACAGACCCATCCCTGTTACGTTTAAGAGAGCCATCGCTGCACTTTCTTTCTGGCAAAAAGTCAAGCTTGCTTGGGGCCTCTGCTTCTTATCTGACCCAATCAG TAAAGATGACGTGGAGAAGTGTAAACAGAAGGATTTACTGGAGCAGATGATGGCTGAAATGATTGGAGAATTTCCTGATCTCCATCGAACAATTGTATCAGAGCGAGATATTTACTTGACCTACATGTTGAAGCAAGCAGCTAAGCGAATAGAACTACCTCGTGCTTCAGAAA CTGAACCCAGAAAATGTATCCCGTCTGTTGTAGTTGGAGTAGTTGGGATGGGTCATGTGCCTGGAATAGAAAAGAACTGGAACACTGACTTAAACATCCAGGAAATCATGAG TGTGCCTCCACCATCAACTTCGAGTAAGGTTCTCAGATTTGTCATAAAGGCAACGGTTTTCGGACTGATGGGATATGGCTGCTACCGGATAGGACAAAGGACAGTTCAATTTATTCTCTCGATGCCAACAACACAGAACTGTCTTCAAAGGCTGACAGAAATTAGACCTCGACATTGA